A segment of the Trifolium pratense cultivar HEN17-A07 linkage group LG7, ARS_RC_1.1, whole genome shotgun sequence genome:
TCAAGTCAAACATATTCATGCCAAATGCCCAACCACATGCATCGGGACTAAAATTGTTGGAGATCAGCGGATTACTAAAATTTAGGTATTTATCAAACCTATGGAAGCTCTCCTTGCATGTCTCCACTGCACCGATCACCATACCTTTCATATCAATTGACCAAAGAGGTGTCAAATCTTTCTGCACGACAATGTCATCATCCAGGAATAGAACTTTGTCCAATTTTGGATAAACTTCAGGAAGGTAGAACCTTAAGTGATTCAGCATTGACAAATATTTGGGATTTCTATATTTTAGATTGTCAGAACCAGCAGAGAGGGAAGAAGGATGATTGGCTTTAAAGTAATACTCCTTGAGTCTTGCTGATTCAAGTTGACGTAAAACAGAACAATATGAGGAATTCAGCcacttgaaatcatcaatatTCTGAACATCAATGGTTGCTTTAGAAGGAGGGTTGATGATAAACCACATTCTCATTGCTGCAAAATTTAATTTGTCAGTTACTATATGGAATACATGCTTCTCAGGCTCGTTTGCATTCAGCACAGTAGAATTAACAACCACAGATGCAGCCAATACATTATCAGAAAAGATAGCATAGTGGTAAAGAGATGGATTATCAATATTTTCATTGCCAATATTTCCTTTCTTATGATATCCCTTTAGGTAATAATCCCCTGCGAGTTGCAGGGAAAGACAATGCAATGGTCTAGGAAATGTTTTCGCAGCTAGCTGAATCAAAAATGCACTTCTTTTCTTCTGCATATTCACTCTATTTTCAGTTGTTTGAAGCATCTCCCTTAACTTCCTTGCCACTAAAATGCAGTCGTAAAGTCGGTCCTTTGCTATAGAAAGAGCGTGACCCATAGCTTTTGCCCAATCAAGTGCTCTAGCAAAGGCAATAGGTAGAAACTTTATTATATGTAAATTGAAACAACCTAATTAGTCTAAGAAACAAGTCAaagtctataaaaaaaatacccaGTGTGAAGCTCGGCATCAGAAGTTGCATCTCCAATAGCTAGTTGACTAGCTCTGGAGTGGTTGACAAGAGCTTTGTAAAGACCAGTTTTGTTCATAGACTTTGCAATATTGGTATAAGCTTTGGCCATTATTATTTGGTCTCGCATGAGTTTAAGAGTTGAATCAGAATTTGGGTTTT
Coding sequences within it:
- the LOC123897422 gene encoding probable galacturonosyltransferase 3 isoform X2, with the protein product METHPLLLFIFFFFFFSVLFFHHVADSTTIGSCDQCHRTKERDITKSRIRNYPDEKDVDIIATYSDASGHIRLARLKMRDLSDSWVWESPTNANTEHQNNSQGGVESLQTDSIFEDNLRHSTDERYPEESLVQIPHSSLMTPVKIKRRMMRLKRRKARTAELIQQNKETDNRIVSAAIERSKGFDTTTKGKYSIWRKEYENPNSDSTLKLMRDQIIMAKAYTNIAKSMNKTGLYKALVNHSRASQLAIGDATSDAELHTGALDWAKAMGHALSIAKDRLYDCILVARKLREMLQTTENRVNMQKKRSAFLIQLAAKTFPRPLHCLSLQLAGDYYLKGYHKKGNIGNENIDNPSLYHYAIFSDNVLAASVVVNSTVLNANEPEKHVFHIVTDKLNFAAMRMWFIINPPSKATIDVQNIDDFKWLNSSYCSVLRQLESARLKEYYFKANHPSSLSAGSDNLKYRNPKYLSMLNHLRFYLPEVYPKLDKVLFLDDDIVVQKDLTPLWSIDMKGMVIGAVETCKESFHRFDKYLNFSNPLISNNFSPDACGWAFGMNMFDLREWKKRNITGIYHRWQDLNEDRTLWKLGTLPPGLITFYNLTYPLDRGWHVLGLGYDPALNLTEIDNAAVVHYNGNYKPWLDLAVSKYKPYWSKYVVFDNPYLQACNLSE
- the LOC123897422 gene encoding probable galacturonosyltransferase 3 isoform X1, encoding METHPLLLFIFFFFFFSVLFFHHVADSTTIGSCDQCHRTKQERDITKSRIRNYPDEKDVDIIATYSDASGHIRLARLKMRDLSDSWVWESPTNANTEHQNNSQGGVESLQTDSIFEDNLRHSTDERYPEESLVQIPHSSLMTPVKIKRRMMRLKRRKARTAELIQQNKETDNRIVSAAIERSKGFDTTTKGKYSIWRKEYENPNSDSTLKLMRDQIIMAKAYTNIAKSMNKTGLYKALVNHSRASQLAIGDATSDAELHTGALDWAKAMGHALSIAKDRLYDCILVARKLREMLQTTENRVNMQKKRSAFLIQLAAKTFPRPLHCLSLQLAGDYYLKGYHKKGNIGNENIDNPSLYHYAIFSDNVLAASVVVNSTVLNANEPEKHVFHIVTDKLNFAAMRMWFIINPPSKATIDVQNIDDFKWLNSSYCSVLRQLESARLKEYYFKANHPSSLSAGSDNLKYRNPKYLSMLNHLRFYLPEVYPKLDKVLFLDDDIVVQKDLTPLWSIDMKGMVIGAVETCKESFHRFDKYLNFSNPLISNNFSPDACGWAFGMNMFDLREWKKRNITGIYHRWQDLNEDRTLWKLGTLPPGLITFYNLTYPLDRGWHVLGLGYDPALNLTEIDNAAVVHYNGNYKPWLDLAVSKYKPYWSKYVVFDNPYLQACNLSE